In a genomic window of Macrobrachium nipponense isolate FS-2020 chromosome 10, ASM1510439v2, whole genome shotgun sequence:
- the LOC135224084 gene encoding uncharacterized protein LOC135224084 — MCSKVLLVSFCLVALAMGRPDGSHAPAGYGYEAPRHQPSYEDGRPFDYSYVVQGRLPKPRLRSQVHLRREGGDRRLPRPPPRRSQSDRRLHRRRLQRLPGSGRLPWSSQLP; from the exons GTCCTACTCGTATCCTTCTGCCTTGTGGCTTTGGCCATGGGACGCCCTGATGGTTCCCATGCTCCTGCAGGATACGGCTACGAAGCCCCTAGACATCAGCCGAGCTACgag GATGGGAGGCCATTCGACTACTCCTACGTCGTTCAAGGACGCCTACCAAAACCTCGACTTCGGTCACAAGTCCACCTCCGACGGGAAGGTGGTGACCGGCGACTACCACGTCCTCCTCCCCGACGGTCGCAATCAGACCGTCGTTTACACCGCCGACGGCTACAACGGCTACCAGGCTCAGGTCGCTTACCATGGAGTAGCCAATTACCCTGA